One region of Planifilum fulgidum genomic DNA includes:
- a CDS encoding MFS transporter, with protein sequence MTISSFTPQNPPGIAFRCFLYPPLFFCDGNLLRLLPFYHERHSSTSPLTRFPQGKEAFGGESFREADSQALNPNNPLFRRRPRPQSHAFEGGLNVNKRAVRGWIMYDWANSAFATTIMAAVMPIYYADVAGKNLAPATATAYWGYTQSIALAFVFLLSPVLGAIADATRSKRNFLLFFTLMGVGSTVAMAWIDEGEWLFASVLVILGTLAFSGGNVFYDAFLPELVPEEKQDMVSSKGFAFGYIGGGLLLAVNLAMIQFPEAFLLSDTLAATRLAFVSVGLWWFLFSLPLFRHVRDRDLGIRPDRMAPGIVAEGFRTVGRTLRRIRRYPELLKFLIAFWFFSDGINTIIKMATIYGREIGIGQTDLIAALLITQFVGIPCTLLFGKVAERVGAMRTLITTLVIYLIIVTLGYFMKTALHFYLLAILVGFVQGGSQALARSIFSRLVPSGKNAEFFGFYGLTGKFASIFGPFLFGLVGQLTGTSRAGIVSLALFFLAGIVILLFIDLEKGKAEAEAESAESAAPSPAAR encoded by the coding sequence ATGACCATCTCCTCATTCACCCCGCAAAATCCCCCGGGCATCGCCTTCCGATGCTTTTTATATCCACCGTTATTTTTTTGCGACGGAAACCTCCTTCGTCTCCTCCCATTCTACCACGAAAGGCATTCTTCGACATCCCCCTTGACCCGCTTCCCGCAAGGAAAAGAAGCTTTTGGCGGCGAATCTTTCCGTGAGGCGGATTCGCAAGCGTTGAACCCGAACAACCCGCTTTTCCGACGCCGCCCCCGCCCGCAATCCCACGCCTTCGAAGGAGGACTGAATGTGAACAAACGTGCCGTCCGCGGCTGGATCATGTACGACTGGGCCAACTCCGCCTTCGCCACGACCATCATGGCCGCGGTGATGCCCATCTATTACGCTGACGTGGCCGGAAAAAACCTGGCTCCCGCCACGGCGACCGCGTACTGGGGCTACACCCAGTCCATCGCCCTCGCCTTTGTGTTTCTGCTCTCTCCCGTCCTGGGGGCCATCGCCGATGCCACCCGATCCAAGCGGAATTTTCTTCTCTTTTTCACGCTGATGGGCGTTGGCTCCACGGTGGCGATGGCCTGGATCGACGAGGGGGAATGGCTGTTTGCCTCCGTCCTGGTCATTCTGGGAACCCTGGCCTTTTCCGGGGGAAACGTGTTCTACGACGCCTTCCTGCCCGAACTGGTTCCGGAAGAGAAGCAGGACATGGTTTCCTCCAAGGGCTTCGCCTTCGGCTACATCGGCGGCGGTCTGCTTTTGGCCGTCAATCTGGCGATGATCCAGTTTCCCGAAGCCTTTCTGCTGTCCGACACCCTCGCCGCCACCCGGCTGGCCTTCGTCAGCGTGGGCCTGTGGTGGTTTCTCTTTTCCCTGCCCCTGTTCCGCCATGTCCGCGACCGGGACCTTGGCATCCGCCCGGACCGGATGGCGCCGGGGATCGTGGCCGAAGGATTCCGGACCGTCGGCCGGACGCTGCGGCGAATCCGGCGTTATCCGGAACTTTTGAAGTTCCTGATCGCCTTCTGGTTTTTCAGCGACGGCATCAACACGATCATCAAAATGGCCACCATCTACGGCCGGGAAATCGGCATCGGTCAGACGGATCTGATCGCCGCCCTGCTGATCACCCAGTTCGTGGGCATTCCCTGCACCCTGCTGTTCGGAAAGGTGGCGGAGCGCGTCGGCGCGATGCGCACGCTGATCACCACGCTGGTGATTTATTTGATCATTGTCACTCTCGGTTATTTCATGAAGACCGCCCTTCATTTCTACCTGTTGGCCATCCTGGTCGGCTTCGTCCAAGGGGGCAGCCAGGCCCTGGCCCGCTCCATCTTCAGCCGGCTCGTCCCGTCCGGAAAAAATGCGGAGTTTTTCGGCTTTTACGGCCTTACAGGCAAATTCGCCTCCATCTTCGGCCCCTTCCTTTTCGGCCTCGTCGGACAGCTGACCGGCACCAGCCGGGCGGGCATCGTCTCCCTGGCCCTCTTCTTTCTGGCGGGCATTGTCATCCTGTTGTTCATCGACCTGGAGAAGGGGAAAGCCGAGGCGGAAGCGGAATCGGCGGAATCCGCGGCTCCTTCCCCGGCGGCGAGGTGA
- a CDS encoding tetratricopeptide repeat protein codes for MSDPMKMKQSGDWIGYTYRVLDAFPFVQGVLYYSAVESGDWGADRGELQPTRFILAVGKPEKDARMLSRDDAAFFPVEEAFVDEGVLYWVFRPLSGNLLAHRLVQSGSLPIGEVRRLLSAVFSHARRLAPKGEYAVVDPLNILETTEGNIRFLYGGASGGLPGLEIPDVEKHWVFGIACLAFRLLTGQSPPEGAAIPPLRRYRGDIPAVWDGAIRQALASDPAARPSLAQLEAGLLKASGEAGGVPQEHGPAFAKPAKGNFPSPAVPGTAAGKDAERRSPSVTPFPAGADRIPGPGGVRRGAAPVPGAEKAAGTGLVPEGRKSPYPVSGEPPPSGSSDSRPFWKSKGLLAALVACIVVLAGLGGYHWLFADKDPADAKSSAVFDPDVEEDPEQAAEWYRQSVEAKKNKQIAQATLMGRKAVSADPGKREYYVHLAELYQMMGDYQSAILLLQEGVKRFPDDAELHDLLALYAYHVKDLKTAESASDRSVQLEPDNPTYLYHRGKIFIARKDLRTAAELIGEAVKRDSDNAVYHHDLAVILFRLGEIDRSIEHAEKAVQLNDSNEKYRMTLGLAHLKKRELLEKDSSLSAKEKKEKQRALAKKAYESFQAATKLNDRYSQAYYYEAMSRFYYGDLEKAKQAVERAIVLDSDRASYHYQLAVILTAQGKKSEAIKALEKAVKLEPGNDRYKKALAKLKSN; via the coding sequence TTGAGCGATCCTATGAAGATGAAGCAGTCGGGGGATTGGATCGGCTATACATATCGGGTACTGGATGCCTTCCCTTTTGTTCAAGGGGTTTTGTACTATTCGGCGGTGGAGAGCGGAGACTGGGGGGCGGATCGGGGGGAGCTCCAGCCGACGCGCTTCATTTTGGCGGTCGGGAAGCCGGAAAAGGATGCCCGCATGCTTTCCAGGGATGACGCAGCCTTTTTCCCGGTGGAGGAAGCGTTCGTCGATGAGGGTGTGCTGTATTGGGTGTTTCGCCCCTTGTCGGGAAATCTGCTGGCCCATCGCCTGGTTCAGTCCGGCTCCCTTCCGATCGGGGAAGTTCGAAGGCTGCTGTCGGCGGTGTTCAGTCACGCCCGTCGCCTGGCCCCAAAGGGGGAGTATGCGGTTGTCGACCCCCTCAACATCCTGGAGACGACGGAGGGGAACATCCGCTTTTTGTACGGGGGAGCGTCCGGCGGCCTGCCCGGCCTTGAGATCCCGGATGTGGAAAAACACTGGGTTTTCGGCATCGCTTGCCTGGCCTTCCGGCTGCTGACCGGTCAATCGCCGCCGGAGGGCGCTGCGATTCCGCCGCTTCGCCGCTATCGGGGGGATATCCCCGCCGTGTGGGACGGGGCGATTCGGCAGGCCCTCGCCTCCGATCCCGCGGCGCGGCCGTCCCTCGCCCAGCTGGAGGCCGGTTTGTTGAAGGCATCCGGCGAAGCGGGGGGTGTTCCGCAGGAGCACGGGCCCGCATTCGCGAAACCGGCGAAGGGGAACTTCCCTTCTCCTGCCGTGCCCGGGACTGCCGCCGGAAAGGATGCGGAAAGGCGGTCTCCGTCCGTCACCCCTTTCCCGGCCGGGGCGGATCGGATTCCGGGGCCCGGGGGCGTCCGGAGAGGAGCGGCCCCCGTTCCGGGAGCGGAAAAGGCGGCGGGGACCGGCCTGGTTCCCGAGGGGAGAAAGTCTCCCTATCCCGTTTCCGGGGAACCCCCGCCCTCCGGTTCAAGCGATTCCCGGCCCTTCTGGAAATCCAAGGGGTTGTTGGCGGCGCTGGTTGCGTGTATCGTGGTGCTCGCCGGGCTGGGAGGCTATCACTGGCTCTTTGCCGATAAAGATCCCGCCGATGCAAAATCCTCGGCGGTCTTTGATCCGGATGTGGAGGAGGATCCCGAACAGGCGGCGGAATGGTACCGTCAATCCGTGGAAGCCAAGAAAAACAAGCAGATAGCTCAGGCCACCCTGATGGGGAGGAAGGCGGTCAGCGCCGATCCCGGCAAGCGCGAATATTATGTTCATCTGGCGGAACTTTATCAGATGATGGGGGATTATCAGAGCGCCATCCTCCTCCTCCAAGAAGGGGTCAAGCGATTCCCGGACGACGCGGAACTTCATGATTTGCTGGCTTTGTACGCCTATCACGTCAAAGATCTGAAAACCGCCGAATCGGCGAGCGATCGGTCGGTGCAGCTGGAACCGGACAATCCCACCTACTTGTATCACCGGGGCAAAATTTTCATTGCCCGGAAAGATCTGAGGACCGCGGCCGAATTGATCGGGGAGGCCGTGAAGAGGGACTCGGACAACGCCGTGTATCACCATGATTTGGCCGTCATTCTGTTTCGCCTCGGCGAGATCGACCGGTCGATCGAACATGCGGAAAAAGCGGTTCAGCTCAATGATTCCAATGAAAAATACCGGATGACCCTCGGTCTGGCCCATCTGAAAAAGCGGGAGCTTCTGGAGAAGGATTCCAGCCTCTCCGCCAAAGAGAAGAAAGAAAAGCAGCGGGCCTTGGCCAAAAAGGCCTATGAGAGCTTTCAGGCGGCCACCAAGCTGAATGATCGCTATTCCCAGGCTTACTATTACGAAGCGATGAGCCGTTTCTACTACGGTGACCTCGAAAAAGCGAAACAGGCGGTGGAGCGGGCCATCGTTCTGGACTCCGACCGGGCCTCTTACCATTATCAGCTGGCGGTGATCCTGACGGCCCAGGGCAAAAAGTCCGAGGCGATCAAGGCGCTGGAGAAGGCGGTGAAGCTGGAACCGGGCAACGACCGCTACAAGAAGGCCCTTGCCAAGTTGAAATCGAATTGA
- a CDS encoding FecCD family ABC transporter permease, whose protein sequence is MIPLSVRRRQRWLIIALFALILITIAVSLGLGYASLSYDRLIPTLIGKGTFKEEFILFSLRLPRILITLLTGMALALSGAILQAITQNDLADPGIIGINSGAGMAITVYFLFAPLDVGNFAYLIPCIAFAGALATSALIYITAYDRKTGLHPIRLVLVGVGFSAALSGGMVLLMSSAEEQKVDFVAKWLAGTVWGTDWAFILAVLPWLILLVPFTMYKMNQMNLLSLDEALAIGLGVRTQRERLLLLLAAVALAAAGTSVTGGIAFVGLMAPHLAKVMIGHRAQLYLPICILLGGWLLLLADTIGRNAVDPDGIPAGVVVSLIGAPYFIYLLTRNQGLNRLR, encoded by the coding sequence ATGATTCCGCTTTCGGTTCGTCGCAGGCAAAGATGGTTGATCATCGCGCTGTTTGCACTCATTCTCATCACCATCGCGGTCAGTCTGGGGCTCGGCTACGCTTCCCTTTCCTACGATCGCCTCATTCCCACGCTGATCGGGAAGGGCACCTTCAAGGAGGAATTCATCCTTTTTTCCCTCCGCCTCCCCCGCATCCTGATCACCCTGCTCACGGGCATGGCCCTGGCCCTGTCCGGGGCGATCCTGCAGGCGATCACCCAAAACGATCTGGCCGACCCCGGAATCATCGGCATCAACTCCGGCGCCGGCATGGCCATCACCGTCTATTTCCTGTTCGCTCCCCTCGATGTGGGGAATTTCGCCTACCTCATCCCCTGCATCGCCTTCGCGGGAGCCCTCGCGACATCCGCCCTCATCTACATCACCGCCTACGACCGGAAAACGGGGCTGCATCCGATCCGCCTCGTCCTGGTCGGGGTGGGCTTTTCCGCCGCCCTCTCCGGGGGGATGGTCCTCCTCATGTCTTCGGCGGAGGAGCAAAAGGTGGACTTCGTCGCCAAGTGGCTGGCCGGAACCGTTTGGGGAACCGACTGGGCCTTCATCCTGGCGGTCCTTCCCTGGCTGATCCTCCTGGTTCCCTTCACCATGTACAAGATGAACCAGATGAATCTGCTCAGCCTGGATGAAGCCCTGGCCATCGGTTTGGGGGTGAGGACCCAGCGGGAACGCCTCCTCCTTCTTCTGGCCGCCGTCGCCCTGGCGGCGGCGGGCACCTCGGTGACGGGAGGGATCGCCTTTGTCGGCCTGATGGCGCCGCACCTGGCCAAGGTCATGATCGGACACCGGGCGCAGCTGTACCTGCCGATCTGCATTCTGCTCGGCGGCTGGCTGCTTCTTCTGGCGGACACCATCGGCCGAAATGCCGTCGATCCCGACGGCATCCCCGCCGGCGTCGTCGTCTCCCTGATCGGAGCCCCCTACTTCATCTATCTGTTGACCAGAAATCAAGGATTGAACCGTCTCCGGTGA
- a CDS encoding ABC transporter ATP-binding protein — protein sequence MHRLCAKDLHIGYGDRLIVQDLNITIPDRQITTIIGPNGCGKSTLLKAMTRIISPQSGSVLLDGKDIARQSTKAVAQKMAILPQTPEGTRGLTVAELVSYGRFPYQKGFGRLTKRDLEVIDWALEMTGTAEFKHHPVDRLSGGQRQRVWIAMALAQETDIIFLDEPTTYLDLAHQLEIMELLQDLNRKEGRTIVIVLHDLNHAARFADYIIAMKQGRIVKAGSCEEVINPEVLREVFQIDAVISRDPRTGKPVCLTYNLIKGEVDQDEKVAQSSSADLLDIRQRLRESVAGTGKVHGRIEDENVPV from the coding sequence ATGCATCGCCTGTGCGCAAAGGATTTGCACATCGGATACGGCGATCGCCTCATCGTACAGGACTTGAACATCACGATTCCGGACCGTCAGATCACCACGATCATCGGACCCAACGGCTGCGGGAAGTCAACGCTCCTCAAGGCGATGACGCGCATCATTTCGCCGCAATCGGGCTCCGTCCTGCTGGACGGCAAGGACATCGCGCGCCAGAGCACCAAAGCGGTCGCCCAAAAAATGGCGATTTTGCCGCAAACGCCGGAGGGAACCAGAGGGCTGACCGTCGCCGAACTCGTCTCCTACGGCCGTTTTCCGTATCAGAAAGGGTTCGGAAGGCTGACCAAGCGGGACTTGGAAGTGATCGATTGGGCCCTGGAGATGACCGGCACAGCCGAATTTAAGCATCACCCCGTCGATCGGCTGTCGGGGGGACAGCGCCAGCGGGTGTGGATCGCGATGGCCCTGGCCCAGGAAACCGACATCATTTTCCTGGACGAACCCACCACCTATCTGGATCTGGCCCATCAGCTGGAGATTATGGAACTGCTCCAGGACTTGAACCGAAAAGAGGGGCGGACGATCGTCATCGTGCTGCACGATCTGAATCACGCCGCCCGCTTTGCCGACTACATCATCGCGATGAAACAGGGGCGCATCGTCAAAGCGGGCTCTTGTGAAGAAGTGATCAACCCCGAAGTGCTGCGCGAGGTGTTCCAGATCGATGCGGTGATCAGCCGGGACCCCCGGACCGGAAAGCCGGTCTGCCTCACCTACAATTTGATCAAAGGAGAAGTGGATCAGGATGAAAAAGTGGCTCAGTCCTCTTCTGCTGATTTGCTTGATATTCGCCAGCGCCTGCGGGAATCCGTCGCAGGAACCGGAAAAGTCCACGGACGCATCGAAGACGAGAACGTACCAGTCTGA
- a CDS encoding iron-hydroxamate ABC transporter substrate-binding protein, whose translation MIFASACGNPSQEPEKSTDASKTRTYQSEKGAVEVPAEPKRVIALHPYAGHVLSLGIKPVGVDQWTKMNPRWEKQLKDVPVVSEENLEKIIELNPDLIIGLSTMKNQDKLNEIAPTVTYTYGKLDYLEQFIEIGKLLGKEEEAVQWVEDFKKRAKETGEKIKAKIGEDATVTVIESFEKQIYVYGENWGRGTEVLYQAMGLKMPKKVKEKALKPGYYAISAEMLPEFVGDYLIVSKFDDTDNSYMETKTYKNLPAVKEGRAFVADAKAFQFNDPDTLDYQLEFFKEKFLGQ comes from the coding sequence TTGATATTCGCCAGCGCCTGCGGGAATCCGTCGCAGGAACCGGAAAAGTCCACGGACGCATCGAAGACGAGAACGTACCAGTCTGAAAAGGGAGCCGTCGAAGTGCCCGCCGAGCCGAAGCGGGTGATCGCCCTCCATCCCTACGCCGGCCATGTCCTGTCCCTGGGCATCAAGCCCGTTGGCGTCGACCAGTGGACCAAAATGAACCCCCGCTGGGAAAAACAGCTGAAGGATGTTCCGGTGGTATCCGAGGAAAACCTGGAGAAAATCATCGAGCTGAACCCGGATCTGATCATCGGCCTCTCCACCATGAAAAATCAGGACAAATTGAATGAAATTGCTCCCACCGTCACCTACACCTACGGCAAACTGGACTATTTGGAACAGTTCATCGAGATCGGAAAACTGCTGGGCAAGGAAGAGGAAGCGGTTCAATGGGTGGAGGACTTCAAGAAGCGGGCCAAGGAAACCGGCGAAAAGATCAAGGCGAAAATCGGTGAGGATGCCACCGTCACGGTCATCGAAAGCTTTGAAAAACAAATCTATGTCTACGGGGAAAACTGGGGACGCGGCACCGAGGTCCTGTATCAGGCCATGGGGCTGAAGATGCCGAAAAAGGTGAAGGAGAAGGCGCTGAAACCGGGCTATTATGCCATCTCGGCGGAGATGCTTCCGGAGTTTGTGGGGGATTATCTCATCGTCAGCAAATTTGACGACACCGACAACTCCTACATGGAAACAAAAACCTACAAAAACTTGCCCGCCGTGAAGGAGGGACGGGCCTTCGTGGCCGACGCCAAGGCGTTCCAGTTCAACGATCCGGACACGCTGGACTATCAGCTGGAATTCTTCAAAGAAAAATTCCTCGGGCAATGA
- a CDS encoding FecCD family ABC transporter permease: MNRPALPFPIQLALFFLLLALAFFGSIAFGAAETSLRDVWLALTFTESGEKMDTLREIRFPREVAAALVGAALAVSGAIIQGISRNPLGDPGLLGLTAGANAALAMAMAFFSDLNFFGIMVACFVGAGIGSLTVFGIGKMQRGGLSPFRLVLAGAAVSTFFYAVSDGISLIFKVSKSVTMWTAGGLIGTTWNHLLWVSPVVLIGILGAILFSRQLTVLSLSEEVAVGLGQRIEQIKAILFLITILLAGAAVALAGNLVFVGLLVPHIARAIVGPDYRFIIPISALIGATFMLLADTLARTVNAPFETPIIAVVAVLGLPFFLIIVRKGGRAFS, encoded by the coding sequence ATGAATCGACCAGCCCTTCCCTTTCCGATCCAGCTCGCGCTTTTTTTCCTGCTGCTCGCTCTTGCCTTTTTCGGCTCAATCGCCTTCGGCGCGGCGGAAACCTCCCTGCGGGACGTTTGGCTCGCGCTCACCTTTACTGAATCCGGCGAAAAAATGGACACCCTGCGCGAAATCCGCTTCCCCCGGGAAGTGGCGGCCGCCCTGGTGGGAGCGGCCTTGGCCGTGTCGGGCGCCATCATTCAGGGCATCAGCCGCAATCCCCTGGGAGACCCGGGACTGCTCGGTCTCACCGCGGGGGCCAACGCCGCCCTGGCGATGGCCATGGCGTTTTTTTCCGATCTCAACTTTTTCGGAATCATGGTCGCCTGCTTTGTCGGAGCCGGAATCGGTTCCCTCACCGTCTTCGGGATCGGCAAAATGCAAAGGGGCGGCCTCTCCCCCTTTCGCCTCGTCCTGGCGGGAGCGGCCGTATCCACCTTTTTTTATGCCGTTTCCGACGGGATTTCCCTGATTTTCAAAGTGTCGAAGAGTGTGACGATGTGGACCGCGGGGGGATTGATCGGCACCACCTGGAACCACCTTTTGTGGGTCTCGCCGGTAGTGCTGATCGGAATCCTGGGGGCCATCCTCTTTTCGCGCCAGCTGACTGTTCTCAGTCTCAGCGAAGAAGTGGCCGTCGGCCTCGGCCAGAGGATCGAGCAGATCAAGGCGATTCTCTTCTTGATCACGATCCTGCTGGCGGGCGCCGCCGTTGCCCTGGCGGGAAATCTGGTGTTTGTCGGCCTGCTGGTCCCCCATATCGCGCGCGCCATCGTGGGGCCGGACTACCGCTTCATCATCCCGATCTCCGCCCTCATCGGAGCCACCTTCATGCTTTTGGCCGACACCCTGGCGCGGACGGTCAACGCTCCCTTCGAAACACCGATCATCGCCGTGGTCGCCGTCCTGGGTCTGCCCTTCTTTCTCATCATCGTTCGTAAAGGCGGTCGAGCGTTCTCATGA
- a CDS encoding dicarboxylate/amino acid:cation symporter, translating to MKLIVKLIAGIVAGILLGMTQIEWIVRLAVTVKDLFGGFINFIVPLIILFFIASGISKLGKESGKLLGATVGAAYVSTLLAGILAFLVASFIMPYIASGGSVPEEGEGIKGFLDLEIEPLMGVLTALICAFVFGIGMTRVKSDSLMKVFDEGKSVIELTISKVVIPILPFYIAGIFAELAASGTVFHTLKVFGIVLIVAVLLHWVWLLVLYTAAGLYNRKNPFVLLKNMLPAFFTAIGTMSSAATIPVTLRQTKANQVSEEVANFSIPLCATIHLSGSTITITSCSVAVMAVLSGYSVPGFLEMLPFILMLGVIMVAAPGVPGGAVMAATGILASMLGFDKEAIGLMIALYMAQDSFGTATNVTGDGAIALMLDKYMSSKK from the coding sequence TTGAAATTGATCGTGAAACTGATCGCGGGAATCGTCGCAGGCATACTGCTCGGAATGACCCAGATCGAGTGGATTGTGCGACTGGCGGTCACGGTGAAAGACTTGTTTGGCGGATTCATCAATTTCATCGTTCCGCTGATCATTTTGTTCTTTATCGCTTCCGGAATTTCCAAATTGGGCAAGGAATCCGGAAAATTGTTGGGAGCCACTGTCGGTGCCGCCTATGTGTCCACCCTGCTGGCCGGGATTTTGGCCTTTCTCGTGGCTTCCTTCATCATGCCCTATATCGCCTCCGGGGGGTCTGTCCCGGAGGAAGGGGAAGGGATCAAGGGCTTTCTCGATCTTGAGATCGAACCCTTGATGGGCGTCCTTACGGCGCTGATTTGCGCTTTTGTTTTTGGGATCGGCATGACGAGGGTGAAGAGCGACAGCCTGATGAAGGTCTTCGATGAGGGGAAGTCCGTCATCGAATTGACCATCTCCAAAGTGGTCATCCCGATCCTGCCCTTTTACATCGCGGGGATTTTTGCGGAATTGGCCGCGTCCGGGACCGTTTTCCACACCCTGAAGGTTTTTGGAATCGTTCTCATCGTCGCGGTGCTGCTGCACTGGGTGTGGCTCCTGGTCCTGTATACCGCAGCGGGTCTGTACAACCGGAAAAATCCCTTTGTCCTGCTCAAGAACATGTTGCCGGCCTTCTTCACGGCGATCGGGACGATGAGCAGCGCGGCTACCATCCCTGTTACGCTGAGGCAGACCAAGGCGAATCAGGTGAGTGAAGAAGTCGCCAACTTCAGCATTCCCCTTTGTGCCACCATCCATCTTTCCGGGAGCACGATCACGATCACGAGCTGTTCCGTGGCCGTGATGGCGGTTCTCAGCGGCTACAGCGTTCCGGGCTTTTTGGAAATGCTGCCCTTCATCCTGATGCTGGGGGTGATCATGGTTGCCGCGCCGGGGGTTCCGGGCGGAGCGGTGATGGCGGCGACGGGAATCCTGGCTTCGATGCTCGGCTTTGACAAGGAGGCCATTGGCCTGATGATCGCCCTGTACATGGCCCAGGACAGTTTTGGAACCGCCACCAATGTGACCGGCGACGGAGCGATCGCCCTGATGCTGGACAAGTACATGTCCTCCAAAAAATGA
- a CDS encoding HD domain-containing protein encodes MQITDCLYGCFEVEGVLADLIRSAPLQRLKRIHQGGAGYLVRPEWNGTRYEHSVGVMLLIRRLGGSLEEQIAGLVHDVGHTAFSHVVDYVYGEGEENLHERWHRRILRESEISAILQKHGFHPESIFSGKWPLLEKPLPDLSADRIDYTLRDRVRYGGLSLSEVKRFLDDLSVGPEGIGVSSAEMAEWFVDRYVEEVIDFFLDPLNAYAQLTLAEAIRRSLNIGALCFDDWFLDDEQMIQKMRSGGDAKVRALLDRLHEGVRVEESEQAADFHFRSKPRMVDPLIYRSDKSGRSPGTAVRASAVSERVREKIEYARRRSLRGVYIRVAE; translated from the coding sequence ATGCAAATCACCGATTGCCTTTATGGTTGCTTTGAAGTGGAAGGGGTGCTGGCCGATCTGATCCGGTCGGCTCCCCTTCAGCGCTTGAAGCGGATTCATCAGGGAGGTGCCGGCTATCTGGTCAGGCCGGAGTGGAATGGGACGAGGTACGAGCATTCGGTGGGTGTGATGTTGCTCATCCGTCGGTTGGGCGGCAGTCTGGAGGAGCAGATTGCGGGGCTTGTGCACGATGTGGGCCATACGGCCTTCTCCCACGTGGTGGATTACGTGTACGGCGAGGGGGAGGAAAATCTGCATGAACGGTGGCATCGCCGAATTTTGCGGGAGTCGGAGATCTCCGCCATCCTGCAAAAGCACGGCTTCCATCCGGAATCGATTTTTTCCGGAAAATGGCCTCTGCTGGAGAAACCCCTTCCCGACCTGTCGGCCGACCGGATCGACTACACCTTGCGGGATCGGGTACGGTACGGCGGTCTTTCCCTTTCCGAGGTGAAACGCTTCCTGGATGACCTGTCGGTCGGACCGGAAGGGATCGGCGTTTCTTCGGCGGAGATGGCGGAGTGGTTTGTGGACCGGTATGTGGAGGAAGTGATCGATTTTTTTCTCGATCCCCTCAACGCGTATGCCCAACTGACGCTGGCCGAGGCGATCCGGCGCAGTCTGAATATCGGAGCGCTGTGTTTCGACGATTGGTTCCTGGACGACGAACAGATGATCCAAAAGATGCGTTCCGGCGGCGATGCGAAAGTAAGGGCCCTTTTGGATCGCCTCCATGAAGGGGTCCGGGTGGAGGAAAGCGAACAGGCTGCCGATTTTCATTTCCGCAGCAAACCCCGGATGGTCGACCCTTTGATTTACCGATCCGACAAGAGCGGCCGTTCGCCCGGCACGGCGGTGCGGGCCTCGGCGGTGTCGGAACGGGTGCGGGAGAAAATCGAATATGCCCGGAGGCGGAGCCTCCGGGGCGTCTACATCCGGGTGGCGGAGTGA
- a CDS encoding OmpA family protein produces the protein MGKRFAKGLVIGVLLAAFLTAGCSSEGEEPEGKGEKKEVAGVEPMETPKKAEAPKPMPTPKPMPTPKPMPTPKPMPTPKPMPTPKPMPVPQPIDLPGGVEIKQDEDRALIRIPEKILFDFDSSKLRSEAYPVLEKIAESLKEDGGKEFKVLIKGHTDSKGSDAYNMKLSQRRAEAVRKALVDRFGVPASMLTAKGYGEREPLVPNDTESNRQKNRRVEFVVEPK, from the coding sequence ATGGGCAAGCGATTTGCCAAAGGACTGGTGATCGGCGTGCTGCTGGCCGCTTTTTTGACAGCCGGTTGCTCGTCGGAGGGAGAAGAGCCTGAGGGAAAGGGTGAAAAAAAGGAAGTAGCCGGGGTGGAGCCCATGGAGACGCCAAAGAAGGCGGAGGCTCCGAAACCGATGCCGACGCCGAAGCCGATGCCGACGCCGAAGCCGATGCCGACGCCGAAGCCGATGCCGACACCGAAACCGATGCCCACTCCAAAACCGATGCCTGTACCGCAACCCATCGATTTGCCCGGTGGGGTGGAGATCAAGCAGGATGAGGATCGGGCCCTGATCCGGATTCCGGAAAAGATCCTTTTTGATTTTGATTCCAGCAAACTGCGGTCGGAGGCATATCCGGTGCTGGAGAAGATCGCGGAGTCGCTGAAGGAGGACGGGGGGAAAGAGTTCAAGGTTCTCATCAAGGGTCATACGGACAGCAAGGGAAGCGACGCCTACAACATGAAATTGTCCCAGCGCCGGGCGGAGGCGGTGAGAAAGGCGCTGGTCGACCGGTTCGGCGTGCCGGCGTCGATGCTGACGGCGAAGGGCTACGGGGAAAGGGAGCCGCTGGTTCCCAACGACACGGAGTCCAACCGGCAGAAGAACCGGCGGGTGGAGTTTGTGGTTGAGCCGAAATAG
- a CDS encoding OmpA family protein, whose amino-acid sequence MSVFQADEDRTIIRVQEKILFDFDSSRLRSEAYPILKDIAESLKNAKGYEMIIYGHTDSKGSDEYNLKLSQRRAEAVRKALVERYGVSPEILSAEGLGEKYPVAPNDTEANRQKNRRVEFVVQPKGS is encoded by the coding sequence GTGTCGGTTTTCCAGGCCGACGAAGACCGCACGATCATCCGCGTGCAGGAAAAGATTCTTTTCGACTTCGATTCCAGCCGATTGCGTTCGGAGGCGTATCCCATCCTGAAGGACATCGCCGAATCCCTGAAGAATGCGAAGGGTTACGAGATGATCATCTACGGCCATACGGACAGCAAAGGAAGCGATGAATACAATTTGAAGCTTTCCCAGCGGCGGGCGGAGGCGGTTCGGAAGGCACTGGTCGAGCGGTACGGAGTTTCCCCCGAAATCTTGAGTGCCGAGGGGCTTGGCGAAAAGTATCCCGTGGCACCCAACGATACGGAGGCCAACCGGCAGAAAAACCGCCGCGTGGAGTTTGTCGTTCAGCCGAAGGGGAGCTGA